Proteins found in one Streptomyces sp. NBC_00461 genomic segment:
- a CDS encoding sarcosine oxidase subunit beta family protein: MSPRTPGAELPEHPDWLWRTPEPKRSYDVVVVGGGGHGLATAHYLAKNHGITNVAVLEKGWLAGGNMARNTTIIRSNYLWDESAGIYEHALKLWEGLADELDYPILFSQRGVLNLAHSLQDVRDSVRRVEANRLNGVDAEWLDAEQVREVCPIVNISPDVRYPVLGATYQPRAGIAKHDHVAWGLARSADAAGIDIIQNCEVTGLDIVGGRVVGVQTTLGPIAAGKVALCSAGHTSVLAAMAGIELPLQSHPLQALVSELLEPVHPTVVMSNAVHVYVSQAHKGELVMGAGIDSYNSYTQRGAFHIIEEQMSAALELFPVFARAHVLRTWGGIVDVTPDASPIVGLTPVDNLYLNCGWGTGGFKATPGVGSVYAHTIAHDTPHPLNAPFSLDRFTTGALVDEHGAAAVAH, from the coding sequence ATGAGCCCCCGCACCCCCGGCGCCGAGCTCCCCGAGCACCCCGACTGGCTGTGGCGCACGCCCGAGCCCAAGCGCTCGTACGACGTCGTCGTCGTGGGCGGTGGCGGCCACGGCCTGGCCACCGCCCACTACCTGGCGAAGAACCACGGCATCACCAATGTGGCCGTGCTGGAGAAGGGCTGGCTCGCGGGCGGCAACATGGCCCGCAACACCACCATCATCCGCTCCAACTACCTGTGGGACGAGAGCGCCGGCATCTACGAGCACGCCCTCAAGCTGTGGGAGGGCCTCGCCGACGAGCTCGACTACCCGATCCTCTTCTCCCAGCGCGGCGTGCTGAACCTGGCGCACAGCCTCCAGGACGTCCGCGACAGCGTGCGCCGCGTGGAGGCGAACCGCCTGAACGGCGTGGACGCCGAGTGGCTCGACGCCGAGCAGGTCCGGGAGGTGTGCCCGATCGTCAACATCTCCCCGGACGTGCGCTATCCGGTCCTCGGCGCCACCTACCAGCCGCGCGCCGGCATCGCCAAGCACGACCACGTCGCCTGGGGCCTGGCGCGCTCGGCGGACGCCGCCGGGATCGACATCATCCAGAACTGCGAGGTCACCGGCCTCGACATCGTCGGCGGCCGGGTGGTCGGCGTGCAGACGACTCTCGGCCCGATCGCGGCGGGCAAGGTGGCGCTGTGCTCGGCGGGCCACACCTCCGTGCTCGCCGCCATGGCAGGCATCGAACTCCCGCTCCAGAGCCATCCGTTGCAGGCGCTGGTCTCGGAACTGCTGGAGCCGGTGCACCCGACCGTCGTGATGTCCAACGCGGTGCACGTGTACGTGAGCCAGGCGCACAAGGGCGAGCTGGTCATGGGCGCGGGCATCGACTCGTACAACTCCTACACGCAGCGCGGCGCGTTCCACATCATCGAAGAGCAGATGTCGGCGGCCCTGGAGCTCTTCCCGGTCTTCGCCCGCGCACATGTCCTGCGCACCTGGGGCGGCATCGTCGACGTCACCCCGGACGCCTCGCCGATCGTCGGCCTCACCCCGGTGGACAACCTCTACCTCAACTGCGGCTGGGGCACGGGCGGCTTCAAGGCCACCCCGGGCGTCGGCTCGGTCTACGCACACACCATCGCCCACGACACCCCCCACCCTCTCAACGCCCCCTTCTCGCTCGACCGTTTCACCACCGGCGCGCTCGTCGACGAGCACGGCGCGGCCGCGGTGGCCCACTAG
- the glyA gene encoding serine hydroxymethyltransferase, which yields MNTLNTPLAELDPEVHAALRAELHRQQSTLEMIASENFAPAAVMEAQGSVATNKYAEGYPGRRYYGGCEHVDVTERLAIERVKSLFGAGFANVQPHSGAQANTAVFFALLQPGDTVLGLDLAHGGHLTHGMRLNYSGKMLNVVPYHVDEADNLVDMDEVERLAKEHRPKMIIAGWSAYPRQLDFAAFRRIADEVGALLMVDMAHFAGLVAAGLHPNPVPHAHVTTTTTHKTLGGPRGGVILTNEADLAKKINSAVFPGMQGGPLEHVIAAKAVSFKVAASPEFTERQARTLAGARILAERLTQPDAATAGVKVLTGGTDVHLVLVDLRDSALDGRQAEDLLHEIGITVNRNAVPFDPRPPMVTSGLRIGTPALATRGFTEEDFTVVADVIALALQPEPDTTALRTRTQALAAKHPLYPHLSDPSTRGDVR from the coding sequence ATGAACACACTGAACACCCCGCTGGCCGAGCTGGACCCCGAGGTCCACGCGGCCCTGCGCGCCGAACTGCACCGCCAGCAGTCCACCCTGGAGATGATCGCCTCCGAGAACTTCGCACCGGCCGCCGTGATGGAGGCCCAGGGCTCGGTCGCGACCAACAAGTACGCCGAGGGCTACCCCGGCCGCCGCTACTACGGCGGCTGCGAACACGTCGACGTCACCGAGCGGTTGGCCATCGAGCGGGTCAAGTCCCTCTTCGGTGCGGGCTTCGCCAACGTGCAGCCGCACTCCGGCGCCCAGGCCAACACCGCCGTCTTCTTCGCGCTGCTCCAGCCCGGCGACACCGTCCTCGGCCTCGACCTCGCGCACGGCGGCCACCTCACCCACGGCATGCGCCTCAACTACAGCGGCAAGATGCTCAACGTGGTGCCGTACCACGTGGACGAGGCGGACAACCTCGTCGACATGGACGAGGTCGAGCGGCTCGCCAAGGAACACCGCCCGAAGATGATCATCGCGGGCTGGTCGGCGTATCCGAGGCAGCTGGACTTCGCGGCCTTCCGGCGGATCGCCGACGAGGTGGGCGCACTGCTGATGGTCGACATGGCGCACTTCGCGGGCCTCGTCGCGGCCGGGCTGCACCCCAACCCCGTACCCCATGCCCATGTCACCACCACGACGACGCACAAGACGCTCGGCGGTCCGCGCGGCGGAGTCATCCTCACCAACGAGGCCGACCTGGCGAAAAAGATCAACTCGGCGGTGTTCCCCGGCATGCAGGGCGGCCCGCTGGAGCACGTCATCGCCGCGAAGGCGGTCTCCTTCAAGGTCGCCGCGTCACCGGAGTTCACCGAACGCCAGGCCCGTACGCTGGCCGGCGCCCGCATCCTGGCCGAGCGCCTGACGCAACCGGACGCGGCGACGGCCGGGGTGAAGGTCCTGACCGGTGGCACGGACGTGCACCTCGTCCTGGTCGACCTCCGTGACTCGGCACTCGACGGCCGCCAGGCCGAGGACCTGCTCCACGAGATCGGCATCACCGTCAACCGCAACGCCGTGCCCTTCGACCCGCGCCCGCCCATGGTCACCTCGGGCCTGCGCATCGGCACCCCGGCGCTCGCGACCCGCGGCTTCACCGAGGAGGACTTCACGGTGGTCGCCGACGTGATCGCGCTCGCCCTCCAGCCGGAGCCGGACACCACCGCCCTGCGCACCCGCACCCAGGCGCTGGCGGCCAAGCACCCGCTCTACCCGCACCTGTCCGATCCGTCCACACGCGGAGACGTCCGATGA